The Streptomyces sp. HSG2 genome has a segment encoding these proteins:
- a CDS encoding YggS family pyridoxal phosphate-dependent enzyme yields MTHRRNEITDNLGRVEERIAAACAAAGRSRDEVTLIVVTKTYPASDVRILAEAGVRHVAENRDQDAAPKAAACADLPLTWHFVGQLQTNKVRSVVGYADVVQSVDRPRLVAALSREAARAGREVTCLAQVALDAGVDGRGGRAGVAPDGVAELADLVAGSPGLRLGGLMTVAPLSGPYAGRRPEAFGRLLALSRELCRSHPAATMVSAGMSADLEDAVAAGATHVRVGTAVLGVRPGLR; encoded by the coding sequence ATGACGCACCGTAGGAACGAGATCACCGACAACCTCGGGCGCGTGGAGGAGCGGATCGCGGCGGCGTGCGCGGCGGCCGGCAGATCGCGCGACGAGGTGACCCTGATCGTCGTGACCAAGACCTATCCCGCGAGCGACGTGCGGATTCTCGCCGAGGCGGGTGTGCGACACGTTGCCGAGAACCGTGACCAGGACGCCGCTCCGAAGGCCGCGGCTTGCGCCGATCTCCCGCTCACCTGGCACTTCGTGGGGCAGTTGCAGACCAACAAGGTCCGGAGCGTGGTCGGTTACGCCGATGTGGTGCAGTCGGTCGACCGCCCACGCCTCGTCGCGGCCCTCTCCCGGGAGGCGGCGCGTGCCGGGCGGGAGGTGACGTGTCTGGCCCAAGTGGCTCTGGACGCCGGGGTGGACGGACGTGGCGGGCGGGCGGGCGTGGCGCCGGACGGCGTGGCGGAGTTGGCCGACCTCGTCGCCGGTTCGCCCGGTCTGCGACTCGGTGGACTGATGACGGTCGCCCCGCTGAGCGGTCCCTACGCGGGGCGCCGACCCGAGGCCTTCGGCCGGCTCCTCGCGTTGTCGAGGGAGCTGTGCCGCTCCCACCCCGCCGCGACCATGGTCTCGGCGGGGATGAGCGCGGACCTCGAGGACGCCGTGGCGGCCGGTGCGACACATGTGCGCGTCGGCACTGCGGTACTCGGAGTCAGACCCGGGCTCCGGTAA
- the sepF gene encoding cell division protein SepF: MAGAMRKMAVYLGLVEDDGYDGRGFDPDDDFEPELDPEPERDHHRRHEASHPSHDPHGPHPAQAEDGARLVAPAPPREPVSRVSSPATESGRPARIAPVASITQERASLEKSAPVIMPKVVSEREPYRITTLHPRTYNEARTIGEHFREGTPVIMNLTEMDDTDAKRLVDFAAGLVFGLHGSIERVTQKVFLLSPANVDVTAEDKARIAEGGFFNQS; encoded by the coding sequence ATGGCCGGCGCGATGCGCAAGATGGCGGTCTACCTCGGCCTCGTGGAGGACGATGGGTACGACGGTCGGGGGTTCGACCCCGACGACGACTTCGAACCGGAGCTGGATCCGGAGCCCGAGCGGGACCACCACCGCCGTCACGAAGCGTCTCACCCGTCCCACGACCCGCACGGTCCGCACCCCGCCCAAGCGGAGGACGGGGCGCGTCTCGTGGCGCCGGCCCCTCCGCGCGAGCCGGTGTCCCGGGTCTCTTCCCCGGCTACCGAATCCGGGCGTCCGGCGCGTATCGCGCCCGTGGCGTCGATCACACAAGAACGCGCGAGTCTGGAAAAGAGCGCACCGGTCATCATGCCCAAGGTCGTGTCCGAACGAGAGCCCTACCGGATCACCACGCTGCACCCGCGGACCTACAACGAGGCCCGTACCATCGGGGAACACTTCCGCGAGGGCACTCCGGTGATCATGAACCTCACTGAGATGGACGACACAGATGCCAAGCGACTTGTCGACTTTGCGGCGGGTTTGGTGTTTGGTCTTCACGGGAGCATCGAGCGGGTGACGCAGAAGGTGTTCCTGTTGTCGCCTGCTAACGTCGATGTCACGGCGGAGGACAAGGCCCGCATCGCAGAGGGCGGGTTCTTCAACCAGAGCTGA
- a CDS encoding YggT family protein, translated as MSVFLDVVYIALMCFLLVLIFRLVMDYVFQFARSWQPGKVMVVVLEATYTVTDPPLKLLRRFIPPLRLGGVALDLSFFVLIIIVYILISIVSRL; from the coding sequence ATGAGCGTGTTTCTGGACGTCGTGTACATCGCGCTGATGTGCTTCCTCCTGGTGCTCATCTTCCGCCTCGTCATGGACTACGTCTTCCAGTTCGCCCGTTCGTGGCAACCCGGCAAGGTGATGGTGGTGGTCCTGGAGGCCACCTACACTGTCACCGATCCACCGCTGAAGCTTCTGCGGCGGTTCATCCCGCCGCTGCGTCTCGGGGGCGTGGCGCTCGACCTGTCCTTCTTCGTCCTGATCATCATCGTCTACATCCTGATCTCGATCGTGAGCCGGCTGTGA
- a CDS encoding DivIVA domain-containing protein encodes MPLTPEDVRNKQFTTVRLREGYDEDEVDAFLDEVEAELTRLLRENEDLRAKLAAATRAAAQNQQNMRKPPEQQDGPQQGGMPQQGGIPQQGGMPQQGGMQQQGMRGPGGPVPAGISGPPQQHGGPMGGPPQLPSGAPQLPAGPGGQGGPQQGHGPMGQGPGPMGQGPGPMGQGPMQGQMGQGPMGGPMGGPQGPGGPGGLPGQGGPGGDSAARVLSLAQQTADQAIAEARSEANKIVGEARSRAEGLERDARAKADALERDAQEKHRVAMGSLESARATLERKVEDLRGFEREYRTRLKSYLESQLRQLETQADDSLAPPRTPATASLPPSPAPSMAPAGAGSPSYGGNQSINGGAPGPSSGPSYGGQQQMSPAMTQPMAPVRPQGPSPMGQAPSPMRGFLIDEDDN; translated from the coding sequence ATGCCGTTGACCCCCGAGGACGTGCGGAACAAGCAGTTCACGACCGTCCGCCTCCGAGAAGGCTATGACGAGGACGAGGTCGATGCCTTCCTCGACGAGGTCGAAGCCGAGCTGACCCGTCTGCTCCGCGAGAACGAGGACCTGCGGGCCAAGCTGGCCGCCGCCACCCGGGCCGCCGCGCAGAACCAGCAGAACATGCGCAAGCCCCCGGAGCAGCAGGACGGACCGCAGCAGGGCGGCATGCCCCAGCAGGGAGGCATCCCGCAGCAGGGCGGGATGCCGCAGCAAGGCGGCATGCAGCAACAGGGCATGAGGGGTCCCGGCGGACCGGTGCCCGCCGGAATATCGGGCCCGCCGCAGCAGCACGGTGGACCGATGGGTGGTCCGCCCCAGCTGCCGAGCGGTGCTCCGCAACTGCCCGCCGGCCCCGGCGGACAGGGAGGCCCCCAGCAGGGGCACGGACCGATGGGGCAGGGACCGGGACCGATGGGCCAGGGACCGGGGCCGATGGGTCAGGGTCCGATGCAGGGACAGATGGGCCAAGGACCCATGGGCGGACCGATGGGAGGCCCGCAGGGTCCTGGCGGCCCCGGCGGCCTGCCCGGACAGGGCGGCCCCGGCGGGGACAGCGCCGCCCGCGTGTTGTCGTTGGCCCAGCAGACGGCCGACCAGGCGATCGCCGAGGCGCGTTCCGAGGCCAACAAGATCGTCGGCGAGGCGCGGTCCCGGGCCGAGGGGTTGGAGCGGGACGCCCGCGCCAAGGCCGACGCCCTGGAGCGGGACGCGCAGGAGAAGCACCGCGTCGCGATGGGCTCACTGGAGTCCGCCCGCGCCACGTTGGAACGGAAGGTCGAGGACCTGCGGGGCTTCGAGCGCGAGTACCGCACGCGCCTCAAGTCCTACCTGGAGTCGCAGCTGCGTCAACTGGAGACCCAGGCCGACGACTCGCTGGCGCCGCCGCGCACCCCGGCGACGGCGTCCCTCCCGCCGTCCCCCGCTCCCTCGATGGCCCCGGCGGGAGCCGGTTCTCCCTCCTACGGGGGCAACCAGTCGATCAACGGCGGTGCTCCCGGCCCCTCCTCGGGTCCGTCCTACGGTGGTCAGCAGCAGATGTCCCCGGCGATGACCCAACCCATGGCGCCGGTCCGTCCGCAGGGACCCTCACCCATGGGGCAGGCACCCTCGCCGATGCGGGGCTTCCTGATCGACGAGGACGACAACTGA
- the ileS gene encoding isoleucine--tRNA ligase encodes MSTQPRYREVPAQVDLPALERGVLDFWSTHKTFAKSLEQSEGRPEWVFYEGPPTANGMPGAHHIEARVFKDVFPRFRTMRGYHVARKAGWDCHGLPVELAVEKELGFSGKKDIEAYGVAEFNERCRDSVLRHTDAFAELTTRMGYWVDLDAAYVTMDPEYIDSVWWSLKTIFDKGLLVEDHRVAPWCPRCGTGLSDHELAQGYETVVDPSVYVRFPLTSGPLAGEASLLVWTTTPWTLVSNTAVAAHPEVTYVVATDGSERLLVAEPLLSTALGEGWEATGQSFTGAEMERWAYRRPFEWVAFPDAGEGGAPAAHFVVNAEYVTTDDGTGLVHQSPAFGEDDLAVCRAYGLPVVNPVRPDGTFDEELPMIGGVFFKKADERLTADLDARGLLFRHVAYEHSYPHCWRCHTALLYYAQPSWYIRTTAVKDRLLAENDRTNWFPDTVKHGRFGDWLNNNIDWALSRNRYWGTPLPIWRCAEGHLTCVGSRAELAALTGSDQSDLDPHRPYIDDVTFGCPECAETAVRVPEVIDAWYDSGSMPFAQWGYPYKNKELFEARYPAQFISEAIDQTRGWFYTLMAVGTLVFDKSPYENVVCLGHILAEDGRKMSKHLGNILRPIPLMDRHGADAVRWFMAAGGSPWAARRVGHGTIQEVVRKTLLTYWNTVAFQALYARTSGWAPGDADPAPAERPVLDRWLLSETNSLVEEVTRALDAYDTQRAGKLLSGFVDDLSNWYVRRSRRRFWRGDKAALRTLHEVLETVTRLMAPLTPFITERVWQDLVVPVTPRAPESVHLASWPEVDSAAVDPELSRRMTLVRRLVELGRATRAESGVKTRRPLSRALIAAPGFAGLDQELRAQIAEELNVASLASLGEVGGSLVDTTAKANFRVLGKRFGKRVQEVAGAIARADAAALSLALREGSASVEVDGEEITLTPEEVIVTETPREGWSVASDAGLTVALDLEVTEELRRAGLARDAIRLIQEARKNSGLDVADRIALRWTAADPATAAAITEHAALIAEEVLATDFAAGNAEDGFGEAFTDDSLALTFRLRKV; translated from the coding sequence TTGAGTACACAGCCTCGGTACCGCGAGGTGCCCGCCCAGGTCGATCTGCCCGCCCTCGAACGCGGGGTGCTCGACTTCTGGAGCACGCACAAGACCTTCGCCAAGAGCCTGGAACAGTCCGAGGGGCGCCCGGAGTGGGTGTTCTACGAGGGCCCGCCCACCGCCAACGGCATGCCCGGCGCCCACCACATCGAGGCCCGGGTCTTCAAGGACGTCTTCCCCCGCTTCCGCACCATGCGGGGCTACCACGTGGCCCGCAAGGCGGGATGGGACTGCCACGGGCTGCCCGTGGAACTGGCGGTGGAGAAGGAGCTGGGCTTCTCCGGCAAGAAGGACATCGAGGCGTACGGCGTCGCGGAGTTCAACGAGCGGTGCCGCGACTCCGTGCTGCGCCACACCGACGCCTTCGCGGAGCTGACGACCCGCATGGGCTACTGGGTGGATCTCGACGCAGCGTACGTGACCATGGACCCGGAGTACATCGACTCCGTCTGGTGGTCTCTGAAGACGATCTTCGACAAGGGCCTGCTGGTCGAGGACCACCGGGTCGCGCCCTGGTGTCCGCGCTGTGGCACGGGCCTGTCCGATCACGAGCTGGCGCAGGGCTACGAGACGGTCGTCGACCCGTCGGTCTACGTCCGTTTCCCGCTGACCTCCGGTCCGCTGGCCGGCGAGGCATCACTCCTGGTCTGGACGACGACGCCCTGGACCCTGGTGTCCAACACCGCCGTGGCCGCGCACCCCGAGGTGACCTATGTGGTCGCCACGGACGGGTCGGAGCGCCTGCTCGTCGCCGAGCCCCTGCTCTCGACGGCCCTGGGCGAAGGGTGGGAGGCCACCGGGCAATCGTTCACCGGCGCCGAGATGGAGCGCTGGGCCTACCGGCGCCCCTTCGAGTGGGTCGCCTTCCCGGACGCCGGCGAGGGTGGTGCTCCGGCGGCGCACTTCGTCGTGAACGCCGAGTACGTCACGACCGACGACGGCACCGGTCTGGTGCACCAGTCCCCCGCCTTCGGCGAGGACGACCTCGCGGTCTGCCGAGCCTACGGTCTTCCGGTGGTCAACCCGGTCCGGCCGGACGGCACCTTCGACGAGGAGCTGCCGATGATCGGCGGGGTCTTCTTCAAGAAGGCGGACGAGCGGCTCACCGCCGACCTCGACGCCCGGGGGCTGCTGTTCCGCCACGTCGCCTACGAGCACAGCTATCCACACTGCTGGCGCTGCCACACCGCGCTGCTCTACTACGCGCAGCCGTCCTGGTACATCCGCACCACGGCGGTCAAGGACCGCCTGCTCGCGGAGAACGACCGGACCAACTGGTTCCCGGACACCGTGAAGCACGGCCGGTTCGGCGACTGGCTGAACAACAACATCGACTGGGCTCTGTCCCGCAACCGCTACTGGGGCACCCCCCTGCCGATCTGGCGGTGCGCCGAGGGTCATCTGACGTGCGTCGGATCCCGCGCCGAGCTGGCCGCGCTGACCGGCTCCGACCAGTCGGACCTCGATCCGCACCGTCCCTACATCGACGACGTGACGTTCGGCTGCCCCGAATGCGCGGAGACGGCCGTCCGGGTGCCCGAGGTCATCGACGCCTGGTACGACTCCGGCTCCATGCCGTTCGCGCAGTGGGGGTACCCCTACAAGAACAAGGAGCTCTTCGAGGCCCGCTACCCCGCGCAGTTCATCAGCGAGGCCATCGACCAGACCCGCGGGTGGTTCTACACCCTGATGGCCGTCGGCACGCTCGTCTTCGACAAGTCTCCCTACGAGAACGTCGTCTGCCTCGGTCACATCCTCGCCGAGGACGGCCGGAAGATGTCCAAGCACCTGGGCAACATCCTGCGGCCGATCCCGCTGATGGACCGGCACGGCGCCGACGCCGTCCGCTGGTTCATGGCGGCCGGCGGCTCGCCCTGGGCGGCCCGGCGCGTCGGTCACGGAACCATCCAGGAGGTCGTCCGCAAGACGCTCCTCACCTACTGGAACACCGTCGCCTTCCAGGCGTTGTACGCCCGCACCTCGGGGTGGGCTCCCGGTGATGCCGACCCGGCGCCCGCGGAACGTCCGGTGCTCGACCGCTGGCTGCTCTCGGAGACCAACTCCCTCGTCGAGGAGGTCACCCGGGCGCTGGACGCATACGACACGCAACGGGCCGGCAAGCTCCTGTCGGGCTTCGTGGACGACCTGTCCAACTGGTACGTGCGTCGCTCCCGACGACGCTTCTGGCGCGGCGACAAGGCCGCGCTTCGCACTCTGCACGAGGTCCTGGAGACGGTGACCCGGCTGATGGCCCCTCTGACGCCCTTCATCACCGAACGGGTATGGCAGGACCTGGTCGTCCCCGTGACACCCCGGGCGCCGGAGTCGGTTCACCTGGCCTCCTGGCCGGAGGTGGATTCGGCCGCGGTCGACCCCGAACTGTCCCGGCGGATGACGCTGGTTCGCCGCCTGGTAGAGCTGGGCCGCGCCACGCGGGCGGAGTCCGGGGTCAAGACCCGCAGGCCGCTGTCCCGCGCGCTGATCGCGGCGCCGGGCTTCGCCGGCCTCGACCAGGAGCTGCGCGCCCAGATCGCCGAGGAACTGAACGTCGCCTCGCTCGCCTCGTTGGGCGAGGTGGGGGGCAGCCTGGTGGACACCACGGCGAAGGCCAACTTCCGAGTCCTGGGCAAGAGGTTCGGCAAGCGGGTCCAGGAGGTGGCCGGCGCCATCGCGCGGGCCGACGCCGCCGCGCTCTCCCTCGCGCTGCGCGAGGGTTCCGCCTCGGTGGAGGTCGACGGCGAGGAGATCACGCTGACCCCCGAGGAGGTCATCGTCACCGAGACGCCGCGGGAGGGCTGGTCGGTGGCGTCCGACGCCGGACTCACCGTGGCTCTCGACCTGGAGGTCACGGAGGAGTTGCGGCGCGCCGGCCTCGCCCGGGACGCCATCCGGCTGATCCAGGAGGCACGCAAGAACAGCGGACTGGACGTCGCCGACCGGATCGCACTGCGCTGGACGGCGGCGGATCCGGCCACCGCGGCGGCGATCACCGAGCACGCGGCGCTGATCGCCGAAGAGGTCCTCGCCACCGACTTCGCCGCCGGGAACGCGGAGGACGGCTTCGGCGAGGCGTTCACCGACGACTCGCTCGCTCTCACCTTCCGGCTTCGCAAGGTGTGA
- a CDS encoding TraR/DksA family transcriptional regulator, with protein MVAKKSAAGRAASDRPTRARPDGEGAATPTGEEPVAETTGADAATGGAGHPAARKTPARKATAEKTPAKKATAKKTATKKTATKKTGARKTAAKRTATGVGSGNGKADAPPPAEQTGVTRVVAKKSAGTATATERAVEPGDLAVRPGEDPWTSEEVEAARAELRSEESRLRTEIDFSERSLAGLMRDSGEGAGHDEADTGSKNITREHELALAANAREMLSQTERALERLETGTYGRCENCGNPIGKARMRAFPRATLCVECKQKQERRY; from the coding sequence ATGGTGGCGAAGAAGTCCGCCGCAGGCAGGGCGGCGTCCGACAGGCCCACCCGGGCGCGACCCGACGGCGAGGGCGCCGCCACGCCGACAGGCGAGGAACCGGTCGCCGAGACCACCGGAGCGGACGCCGCCACCGGCGGGGCCGGGCACCCCGCTGCGAGGAAGACGCCGGCGAGGAAGGCCACCGCCGAGAAGACGCCCGCGAAGAAGGCCACCGCCAAGAAGACGGCGACGAAGAAGACGGCGACGAAGAAGACCGGGGCGAGGAAGACGGCCGCGAAGCGCACCGCGACGGGTGTCGGAAGCGGGAACGGGAAGGCGGACGCGCCGCCGCCCGCGGAGCAGACGGGAGTCACGAGGGTGGTTGCGAAGAAGAGCGCCGGAACGGCCACGGCGACCGAGAGGGCGGTGGAGCCCGGTGATCTCGCCGTGCGCCCTGGCGAGGATCCCTGGACCTCCGAGGAGGTCGAGGCGGCCCGTGCCGAGCTGAGGTCCGAGGAGAGCCGACTGCGGACCGAGATCGACTTCTCGGAACGCTCCCTGGCCGGCCTCATGCGGGACTCGGGGGAGGGGGCGGGCCACGACGAGGCGGACACCGGGTCGAAGAACATCACGCGCGAGCACGAGCTGGCACTCGCCGCCAACGCCCGGGAGATGCTCTCGCAGACCGAGCGTGCCCTGGAACGGCTGGAGACCGGCACCTACGGTCGCTGCGAGAACTGCGGCAACCCCATCGGCAAGGCGCGCATGCGTGCCTTCCCCCGCGCGACGCTGTGCGTGGAGTGCAAGCAGAAACAGGAGCGCCGCTACTGA
- the lspA gene encoding signal peptidase II, translated as MTEAERIIGTPENPDASGEGRGRPDTPGVPAPAADAAGAEGAPEGAGAEPADREDAAAGSRGPRRIAVLFAVAAVAYVLDLVSKMIVVAKLEHHAPIEVFGDWLRFDAIRNAGAAFGYGEAFTVIFTVIAAAVIVVIVRLARKLYSLPWAVALGLLLGGALGNLTDRIFRSPGVFRGAVVDFIAPKHFAVFNLADTAIVCGGILIVLLSFRGLDPDGTVHKD; from the coding sequence GTGACAGAGGCGGAGCGCATCATCGGTACGCCGGAGAACCCGGACGCGTCCGGGGAGGGGCGCGGGCGGCCCGACACCCCCGGGGTTCCGGCCCCGGCGGCCGACGCGGCCGGGGCCGAGGGCGCGCCCGAAGGCGCCGGAGCCGAGCCCGCCGACCGCGAGGACGCCGCTGCCGGCTCCCGGGGCCCCCGCCGGATCGCGGTGCTCTTCGCCGTCGCCGCCGTCGCCTACGTGCTCGACCTGGTCAGCAAGATGATCGTGGTGGCCAAGTTGGAGCACCACGCCCCGATCGAGGTGTTCGGGGACTGGCTGAGGTTCGACGCGATCCGGAACGCGGGCGCCGCGTTCGGCTACGGCGAGGCCTTCACCGTGATCTTCACTGTGATCGCCGCGGCGGTCATCGTCGTGATCGTCCGACTCGCCCGCAAGCTGTACAGCCTGCCCTGGGCCGTCGCGCTCGGCCTGCTGCTCGGTGGCGCCCTCGGCAACCTCACCGACCGGATCTTCCGCTCGCCCGGGGTCTTCCGCGGCGCGGTGGTCGATTTCATCGCGCCCAAGCATTTCGCGGTGTTCAACCTCGCCGACACGGCGATCGTCTGCGGAGGGATCCTGATCGTGCTGCTGTCCTTCCGCGGCCTCGACCCGGACGGGACCGTGCACAAGGACTGA
- a CDS encoding RluA family pseudouridine synthase, which produces MSTLPDIRTLPVPDGLEGERVDAALSRMFGFSRTKAAELAAAGKVAVDGAVVGKSERVRGGAWLEVEMPRAPEPVRVVAEPVEGMEIVHDDEDVVVVDKPVGVAAHPSPGWSGPTVIGGLAAAGFRVSTSGAAERQGIVHRLDVGTSGLMAVAKSERAYTSLKRQFKERTVDKRYHTLVQGHPDPTSGTIDAPIGRHPSHDYKWAVTAEGKPSVTHYDLIEACRAASLLDVKLETGRTHQIRVHMAAHRHPCVGDLTYGADPTLAKRLRLTRQWLHAVRLGFEHPGTGDRVEYASAYPEDLRRALDRVREETHG; this is translated from the coding sequence GTGAGCACGCTTCCCGATATTCGTACCCTGCCCGTACCGGACGGCCTGGAGGGAGAGCGCGTCGACGCCGCGCTCTCCCGTATGTTCGGCTTCTCCCGGACCAAGGCCGCCGAGCTCGCCGCGGCGGGAAAGGTGGCGGTCGACGGGGCGGTGGTCGGCAAGTCGGAGCGGGTCCGAGGCGGTGCCTGGCTGGAGGTCGAGATGCCCCGGGCTCCCGAGCCGGTCCGGGTGGTGGCCGAGCCGGTCGAGGGCATGGAGATCGTGCACGACGACGAGGACGTCGTCGTGGTCGACAAGCCGGTCGGTGTCGCCGCCCACCCCTCGCCCGGCTGGTCCGGACCCACCGTGATCGGCGGTCTGGCCGCCGCCGGGTTCCGCGTCTCGACCTCCGGCGCCGCCGAGCGCCAGGGCATCGTGCACCGACTGGACGTGGGGACGTCCGGCCTGATGGCGGTCGCCAAGTCCGAGCGGGCCTACACCTCCCTCAAGCGTCAGTTCAAGGAGCGCACCGTCGACAAGCGCTACCACACCCTGGTCCAGGGGCATCCCGACCCGACCAGCGGCACCATCGACGCGCCCATCGGTCGACACCCGAGCCACGACTACAAGTGGGCGGTGACGGCGGAGGGCAAGCCGTCCGTCACCCACTACGACCTGATCGAGGCCTGCCGTGCGGCGTCTCTGCTGGACGTGAAGCTGGAGACCGGCCGCACCCATCAGATCCGGGTGCACATGGCGGCCCATCGGCACCCCTGCGTCGGCGACCTGACCTACGGCGCCGACCCGACGCTCGCCAAGCGTCTGCGCCTCACCCGCCAGTGGTTGCACGCCGTCCGGCTGGGTTTCGAGCACCCCGGCACCGGCGACCGGGTGGAGTACGCCAGTGCGTACCCGGAGGATCTCCGGCGAGCGCTGGACCGGGTGCGCGAGGAGACCCACGGCTGA
- a CDS encoding mechanosensitive ion channel domain-containing protein yields METVLRPLTVVGGSVVLTLIIGWATDLLLRKADARHPETPLWGLLRRARVPYQLALCAALLRATYVEAGVLPDHRTGVGRTLTLVLIGSVAWLVIQIAAAIVETSYYRYAQANATRDPARVRRVRTQVTLIMRVVSAVVGVVAAAAMLLTFPEMRAAGASLLASAGILGIVAGVAAQSTLGNLFAGLTIAFGDLVRIGDTVVVDGEWGTVEEITLTFLTVRTWDERRITMPVSYFTSKPFENWSRGGAQMTGTVFWQLDHSAPLDAMRERLRDIVRENAAWDGRNQSLCVTGSTPTTMEVRALVTAKDADDIWTLRVHVREEMLRWLTAEHPYALPRVTTARAAPPPGATEDADTPVPRDPRATDRPLAERNGRPSPERQAGGR; encoded by the coding sequence ATGGAGACCGTACTCCGCCCGCTGACCGTGGTCGGGGGCTCCGTCGTACTGACACTGATCATCGGCTGGGCCACCGACCTGCTCCTGCGCAAGGCAGACGCACGCCACCCGGAGACCCCCTTGTGGGGGCTGCTCCGCCGGGCCCGCGTCCCGTACCAGCTGGCGCTCTGCGCGGCGCTGCTGCGGGCCACCTACGTCGAGGCGGGCGTGCTGCCCGACCACCGGACAGGGGTGGGCCGGACGCTGACGCTGGTGCTGATCGGCTCCGTGGCGTGGCTGGTCATCCAGATCGCGGCGGCGATCGTGGAGACGTCGTACTACCGCTACGCCCAGGCCAACGCCACCCGGGACCCGGCACGGGTCCGGCGGGTGCGCACCCAGGTGACCTTGATCATGCGCGTGGTCTCCGCCGTCGTCGGGGTGGTGGCGGCGGCGGCCATGCTGCTCACCTTCCCGGAGATGCGCGCGGCGGGGGCGTCGCTGCTCGCCTCCGCCGGCATCCTCGGCATCGTCGCAGGTGTCGCCGCCCAGTCCACCCTCGGCAACCTCTTCGCCGGCCTCACGATCGCCTTCGGCGACCTGGTGCGCATCGGCGACACGGTGGTCGTGGACGGCGAGTGGGGGACCGTCGAGGAGATCACCCTGACCTTCCTCACCGTGCGCACGTGGGACGAGCGCCGCATCACCATGCCGGTGTCGTACTTCACGTCGAAGCCGTTCGAGAACTGGTCGCGCGGCGGCGCGCAGATGACGGGAACCGTCTTCTGGCAGCTGGACCACTCGGCACCGCTCGACGCGATGCGCGAGCGGCTCCGCGACATCGTGCGCGAGAACGCCGCCTGGGACGGCCGCAACCAGAGCCTGTGCGTCACCGGCAGCACGCCCACCACCATGGAAGTCCGAGCACTGGTGACCGCCAAGGACGCGGACGACATCTGGACCCTCCGGGTGCACGTGCGCGAGGAGATGCTGCGCTGGCTGACGGCCGAGCACCCGTACGCCCTCCCACGCGTCACCACCGCGCGGGCGGCCCCGCCGCCGGGAGCGACCGAGGACGCGGACACACCGGTCCCTCGGGACCCCCGGGCGACCGACCGACCCCTGGCCGAACGGAACGGACGTCCCTCCCCCGAACGTCAGGCCGGGGGCCGCTGA
- a CDS encoding dienelactone hydrolase family protein: MDIILFHSILGARPAVRRAADLLRDAGHRVWTPDLFDGRVFDSMETARAYQEEVGREELLGRAVRAAAPHSDRGVVYAGFSLGAAVAQTLALGDRRARGLLLLHGTSDIAPDVEVDALPVQLHVAGPDVFEPDDWLSAWYLGMVRAGAEVEVFRYPGAGHLYTDPDLPDHDAEAAGATWRVALGFLDSLADPATGTDAPSVPVSEPTSGEARQTGE, from the coding sequence ATGGACATCATCCTCTTTCACTCGATCCTCGGCGCGCGACCGGCGGTACGGCGGGCCGCGGACCTGCTGCGTGACGCCGGTCACCGGGTGTGGACCCCGGATCTCTTCGACGGCCGCGTGTTCGACTCGATGGAGACCGCGCGCGCCTACCAGGAAGAGGTGGGTCGGGAGGAACTGCTCGGACGGGCCGTGCGCGCAGCCGCGCCGCATTCGGACCGGGGCGTGGTCTACGCCGGTTTCTCGCTCGGCGCCGCGGTGGCGCAGACCCTCGCCCTCGGTGACCGTCGGGCCCGTGGCCTGCTGCTTCTGCACGGCACGTCGGACATCGCGCCCGACGTCGAGGTCGACGCGCTTCCGGTGCAGCTGCACGTGGCCGGGCCCGATGTCTTCGAGCCGGACGACTGGCTGAGCGCCTGGTATCTGGGGATGGTCCGGGCCGGCGCCGAGGTGGAGGTGTTCCGCTACCCGGGCGCCGGCCACCTGTACACCGACCCCGACCTGCCGGACCACGACGCCGAGGCCGCCGGGGCCACCTGGCGGGTGGCCCTCGGCTTCCTCGATTCCCTGGCCGATCCGGCGACCGGGACGGACGCGCCGTCGGTGCCGGTGTCGGAGCCGACGTCGGGGGAGGCGCGTCAGACCGGCGAGTAG